The segment CCAGTGCCAGTGGCTGCTTCGGGCGGCCTGGCTGGCGCAGGAGCTGCTCTCGACCTTTGCCGATGATCTGGGTCGCGTTTGCCTGGAGCCCGGCACGGGCGGTGTGTTCCGCATCACCTGCGATGGCCGGGAGATCTGGGAGCGCAAGCTCGACGGCGGATTCCCCGAGGCGAAGGTGCTCAAGCAGCGGGTGCGTGACCAGATCGATCCGGGGCGTTCGCTCGGTCACAACGACCGCCCCTGATTCGCTCAGGCAACGCCCGGCTCTGGGGGTGACGAGCTCTTCAGGCGGCTGGTGACAATGCTCGCGACGATGATCAGCGCACCGCCGGCGAGCATTCGCAGGCTCGGCTGCTCGGCGAACAGCCACCAGGCGA is part of the Stutzerimonas balearica DSM 6083 genome and harbors:
- a CDS encoding SelT/SelW/SelH family protein, whose protein sequence is MAAARPEIVITYCTQCQWLLRAAWLAQELLSTFADDLGRVCLEPGTGGVFRITCDGREIWERKLDGGFPEAKVLKQRVRDQIDPGRSLGHNDRP